A region of the Nitrospirota bacterium genome:
TCGTAATACGCCTCGTCCAGCACCACGAGGACGTCCTCCGGCACCCGGGCCATCAGGGCGTCAAGCTCCGCGGCCGTGTTGATGGTCCCCGTGGGGTTGTTGGGGTTGGCGATAAAAATAATCTTCGTCTCCGGAGTAACGGCCAGCGCCATGGCCTCCAGGTCGTGGCGGAAGTCCGTGAGAGGCACCATCGTAGCCGTGCCCCCCTGGGCCTGCACGGACATGGGGTAGACCACGAAGGAGGGCCAGGCCATGACGGCGTTTTCTCCGGGCTTCATGAAGGTCCTGACGGCCACGTCCAGAAGCTCGTTGGAGCCGTTTCCGAGGATGATTTCCTCCTCGGCCACCCCCAGGCGCTGAGCCAGGGCCTCCTTGAGATAATATCCCCCGCCGTCGGGATACCTGTTGAGCGACCGGAGAAGCCTTTCGTCGATGGCCTCCAGGGCCTTCTCCGAGGGGCCCAGGGGGTTTTCGTTCGAGGCAAGCTTCACGGAGTCCTTTATCCCCAGCTCGCGCTCCAGCTCCTCGACGGGCTTTCCCGGCACGTAGGGCTTCAGCTCCGCTATGTACTCAGGCACCTTGAGCATGCTTCATTCTCCACAGGGGTAGGAGCCCAGGACCTTCAGGAAGAGGCACCCCTCCTTCATCTCCTCGATGGCGCGGCGAACCCTCTCGTCCTCCACGTGGCCCTCCATGTCCACGAAGAAGATATACTCCCAGGCTTTCCGCTTCGAGGGCCTGGACTCTATCTTGGTCAGGTTTATCCCGGCTCGCTTGTACGGCGTCAGGATGTCGAAGAGCGCCCCGGGCCTGTCCTTCACCGAAAACATGATGGAGGTCTTGTCCTTCCCCGTCGGGGGCGGGCTCTCCCCGGCGATGACCAGGAAGCGGGTGACGTTCTTGCGGGAGTCCTCTATGTGCTTCTCCACGAAGTACAGGTCGTACATGCGGGCGGCCAGCTCGCTGGCTATGGCGGCGGCATCCGTGTTCTCGGCGGCTATCTCCGCGGCCCGGGAGGTGCTTGAGGCCTCCAGCACCGGGATGCCGGGCATGTGTGCCTCCAGCCATTCCCTGCACTGGGCGGCCGCCTGGGGATGGGAGTATATCTTCTTGATGTCCTCG
Encoded here:
- the hisC gene encoding histidinol-phosphate transaminase codes for the protein MLKVPEYIAELKPYVPGKPVEELERELGIKDSVKLASNENPLGPSEKALEAIDERLLRSLNRYPDGGGYYLKEALAQRLGVAEEEIILGNGSNELLDVAVRTFMKPGENAVMAWPSFVVYPMSVQAQGGTATMVPLTDFRHDLEAMALAVTPETKIIFIANPNNPTGTINTAAELDALMARVPEDVLVVLDEAYYEYVTGTSYADSMKHFRAGRNVLVLRTFSKIYGLAGLRVGYGIARWEILAEMNKVREPFNTSTVAQAAALAALRDEEHVGRSRRINGEGKEFLYGELGSLGVRYVPTEANFVYMFVQDARKTYEALLMRGVIVRPMGPEALRVTVGLPEENRRFVAALGETLKERR